Proteins from a single region of Diorhabda sublineata isolate icDioSubl1.1 chromosome 2, icDioSubl1.1, whole genome shotgun sequence:
- the LOC130453460 gene encoding uncharacterized protein LOC130453460, translated as MVSRRRILSRSRDDLHMDTVFQPPDDEEDVWYQKDKLYRDHIQEVLNKWTQIDDEIWAKVIVLERNRRVAKAYARAPVLTVNDSDDGFDGFRIGLCGFENPMRDQKTEEYKRHIGHGVKIKMDDAGNILIKRVSKCNVYIKNTALDTENAIGNEVLKLPNCALEPDKPVKLFDMKKFQTNVNRELRRAYPDRRRLECQCLSAIGFVKVEPEILECPIWVLIINIVALDMLKSKLPPVQRVVDIKNRPRIPVPDEDPYSIAVTDNNHFGTGSFTGSTVATTREHLLMQNQRRSDKPPKLPPRENMYPQDIPQPDYDDYMSGRQLKTYTSRDKERPNDTKKFEEDPYYCGLRTRLPNFTQRRSDKPPKLPPRENMYPQIPHEIPSPDYDDGVSKSWLKPFGSSRGKEKSKDAQQYEDPYYCGMRARVPNFVTKSKGKDSLPLKRFSVSLGPQHSK; from the coding sequence ATGGTATCTCGACGTAGAATTTTATCAAGGTCACGTGACGACCTCCATATGGACACTGTTTTTCAACCCCCTGATGATGAGGAAGATGTTTGGTACCAAAAAGACAAATTATATAGAGATCACATACAAGAAGTTCTTAATAAATGGACCCAAATTGATGACGAGATTTGGGCGAAAGTGATTGTGTTGGAAAGAAATAGAAGAGTTGCAAAAGCTTACGCAAGGGCCCCTGTACTGACAGTAAATGACTCTGACGATGGCTTTGATGGGTTCAGAATAGGTCTTTGTGGATTTGAAAATCCCATGAGAGATCAAAAAACAGAAGAATATAAAAGACACATTGGACATggtgttaaaataaaaatggatgaTGCAGGTAACATTCTTATAAAGAGGGTATCTAAATGtaatgtatatattaaaaacacAGCATTAGATACTGAAAATGCTATAGGGAACGAAGTGTTAAAACTACCAAATTGTGCATTAGAGCCAGACAAACCTGTGAAActgtttgatatgaaaaaatttcaaactaatgtTAACAGAGAATTAAGAAGAGCATATCCAGATAGAAGACGTTTAGAATGTCAATGTTTAAGTGCTATAGGCTTTGTAAAAGTTGAACCAGAAATATTGGAGTGTCCTATATGggtattaattataaatattgtggCTTTAGATAtgctaaaatcaaaattaccaCCAGTACAAAGAGTTGTGGACATAAAAAATAGACCTAGAATACCTGTCCCTGATGAAGATCCATATAGTATTGCTGTGACAGATAATAATCACTTTGGAACTGGAAGTTTTACCGGCAGCACTGTTGCAACTACAAGGGAGCATCTTTTAATGCAAAATCAACGTAGAAGTGATAAACCTCCAAAATTACCTCCTAGAGAAAATATGTACCCACAAGATATCCCCCAACCTGATTATGATGATTATATGTCAGGGAGACAACTTAAAACATATACTTCTAGAGACAAAGAAAGACCAAATGATACCaagaaatttgaagaagatCCTTACTATTGTGGTTTACGTACCAGATTGCCAAACTTTACGCAAAGAAGGAGTGACAAACCACCAAAATTACCACCCAGGGAAAATATGTACCCACAAATACCACACGAAATTCCTTCTCCAGATTATGATGATGGTGTGTCAAAAAGCTGGTTGAAGCCTTTTGGATCATCTAGAGGAAAAGAGAAGTCTAAAGATGCCCAACAGTACGAAGATCCCTACTACTGTGGAATGAGGGCAAGGGTTCCAAATTTTGTAACCAAGTCAAAAGGTAAAGATTCATTACCATTAAAAAGATTTAGTGTAAGTCTGGGACCCCAACATTCCAAATAA